aaaatggccattaATACCGGAAGCAATCTACAGATATAATACATACCCTGTCAAAATACCCAAGGCATCTTTCAAAGACCTAGAGTAAATACTCCTAAAATTTACATAGAGTCATAAAAGACCTGGAATTGGCAAAGCAATGCTGAGGGAAAAGATCAAAGCTGGATGTATaatccttccagacttcagactatactaaatgctacattaatcaaaacagtgtggtgcAGACACAAAACAAGTATATAGATAgtggaacagaatacagagcccagaaataaattgaCACACTTAccatcaattaatctatgacaaaagaggcaatgATGCAATGGAGTAAAGTCAGTCTCTCcctaaatgatgctgtgaaagccaGACAGCTACATGGAAGTGACTGAAATTATGACAGTACCTCAtgctatatacaaaaattaactccaatttgtttaaatacatacatttaaaacatgaaaccataaaattcctagaagagaacataggcaaaatattctcgaacacaaattgtgtgtgtgtgtgtgtgtgtgtgtgtgtgcgtgcacccTCATTAGTGAtggactttttgcaaccccatggactgtagccctccaggctgttccacctatggaattttccaggcaagaatactgaagtaggttgccattttctactccaggaaatctttccaatCCAAGGACTGAAACTATGTCTACTgcttgcaggtagatgctttaccactgcacctcctgggaagcctggaacATAAATtatatcaacatttttttttttagattagtcTCTcagggcaaaataaataaaagcagaaaagaacaATGGTACCTAATCAAACCTTAAAACTTGTTTATAGCAGAGGAAGCCATCAATGAAGCAAATGTACAACGTGTGGAATGGGGGGAAATATTTCCAAACATTGTGATTGACAAAGGTTTAACATGCAAACTATAaaaacagcttatacaactcagtgacactagtggtaaacaacctgtctgccaatgctggagaaccaagagacatgggttttatccctgggtcaggaagaccccctggaggagggcatggaaacccacgtCAGTCTTcggtgcctggagaatcctatagacagaggagcctggcagactacagtatgttgggttgcaaagagtcagacatgactgaagcaacttagcacacacattgaAAAATCAAAACCCAACTGAAAAAATTGGCACAATATCTAAATGgctatttcttcaaagaagatatataggtGGTTGacagtcacatgaaaagatgttgaccATTAATAATTAGAGaatttgcaaatcaaaaccaaaatgaagtaAGATCTCACACCGGTTAGAGAGGCTATCATCAaacagtctacaaataataattgCTGGCAAGAGTATGTAGAAAAATGAATAACTGTgaataagaatgtaaattggtgcagtctctatggaaaacattatgaagTTTCCCTAAAATACTAAGAGTAGAGAAATCATGTTATATAGCAATTCCATTCTTCAGTATATATTTGGAACAAACAGAAGTTCAACATtcgtagcagcactatttacggtagccaaaatataaaaacaaactaaGTGCCCATTAACAAATCattggcttaagaagatgtgacatacgtgtatatgtatataaactatgtattgtggaatattactcaatcatatAACAGAATGggatattgacatttgcagcaacatggattgaactggaaaatataatgcttaatgaaataaatcagagaatgacaaataatatgtaatatcacttatatgtggaatataaaaatacaaattaaattatgCACAATACATAAAAAGACTTACAAATATGGAAAAAAGCTTATAGATACTGAAGGGGATAGGGAATAGAGAAGGGACAAATTAAGAGTATGAGATCAATAGATACAAActtctatgtgtaaaatagataacataGAATTACTGAAAGCCACAGGTGATTATACACAcaatcttgcaataacctataatggattataacatgcaaaaataaatgaatcactatgctgtatcaCTAAATATAACACAATatttaaatcaactatgctttaatatatgtatatacaatcgTCCTCAAATATTAGTTAGAATATAGAATACCTTGAACATTCaatgatttattaataaattcatacttcaaaaagaaaaagtgtcaGTTATATCACAAATATcctaaaatattaagtaaattataaatcaatgaaagttaggaaaaaatatttgtaatacataTAGTATATTTGgaaacagagaaagcaaggaatgGGAGCCCATTGCTTATTCTAATTTATCTACAGTGTTCTAAAATGATCAAATTTCCTAAAAATTGTCTGATAcctctctttcattctctttctgtcatactctctttctctgtgtctttctttcaATATATTGTGGAGTCCAACAATTTtaacaaaagatatttttatagaaaaaaatatcaaagaagATTAGAAGCATCTTTTATGCCTGTCAAAACATATAAGATCTTATACTACAGTTTTATTCATACAAGTCAAAACTTTGTAAGACTATTTCATAAGAATTCATTATTGATTTAGAATAAAAACATGAAGCATATTACATGATAAATATGAATTTGAAATATAGGTTGGTGAAGTGGAAACAAGCTTAAATTAATAAATCATATAACatcttagaaatttaaaaaaaaaatggtagtaTGATGTCTATATGTGGACCTAATGAACACCCACAATGcattattttgtgaaaaaaatgtcaaattaaaCAGTTTATATGAACTTATCTTTtacttgtaaaatatttatatgcacaAAAGAATATCCATTTTTGTATGCTAGAATAATACCAGAAAATACACAGTTAAAAtcatatgtaataatatattatataattatatatatatatgtgtgtgtatatatatacatacatcataCACACCtttatttactaattttcttTTGCATCCAGTTTTTTGGTAAAAGCATTTGCTCTAATCACACAGAATATATCCAGATCTTGGAAACtgtcattattcattcattaggTTTTTCTGCTTATCCTATTCTTTTTCCTGTCATAACATTAAAAATCATCTTATCTTCCTATTTTCACTCAAAAGTTATATAAGGTTTTCCATCTACCAGGAAAATACCCTCAATTGCCATGGTTTCCTACATTAATTGCATTTTCCACATACAATTATTACATTTTTCACACTAACCtggaatatattttcttctttccagctGCTTATGCCCTAGAAATCAAGGTATTTTTgtcaatattttgtattttacaaaTTTCCTCTTTCTAAACATTATAGATTTGCTTCTATTCTTCTTAGGTGGCCCCTAAAAGTAAAGATTTTTGCCCCCTGTTccttaaataaagttttattctcTCTACTAAGCAAATGAAAGTTTTAGCAAGGCCATTATGCATTTCAGCTGGTATCATGTTTAGGAAGGTGCCCCAGTGACCATTATCTATACTATCATAAGATAATTTATGATATGACATTACAATATTGTTCCTTCAGTTCTTAGAAGGTGTTGATAAAGTCAGTTATTATTAACAGGAAAATTAATAGTGTAACTGGCACTATCATTTCTCACATTAGGCAGTGTTAtaggaaaaaatttaatattatcaaaaaactaaaatgtcTATGCAAAAGTATGTTAGTATTATATTAATTCAAGTAGCATCCACTTGAGTGTAGCATTGTGGAAGTTAGAAATTTCCATATGCAAGGAGAGTTAACATTACATTGCTTATTTAAATCAAAATGAATCTGATGGTATATATCACACAATGATTCTGTCAGTGTGGTGAGAAATCAATTAGCAGTCATTATATGGGGGTCTTATTTCATCCCTTTTATTCAATTCTTCCTAAGCACCAATAAAATCTTTGCTGATTGAaagcaattgtttttttttatatttgctgCATTTTGTGGTTTCCCAATCATGGAGATCTGCACCAAGGGCAGGAAAGTTTCCTTACTCAGACATATGTAAAAACATCCTACTCTACTTCTGGATTGTCCCAAAGAACAGGCTGCTACCCTTTATCTTTGGAGAAGAAAGATTTCCCCTTACTCCCTTACCCCCTTACCGCTCAAGGAGCTTCATTTCTTTGTTAGTTTATGATTATTTTACAAAAAGAGAATGCAGGTATGAAAACAGCTGGATACATTTTCACAAACTTCAAGCATCCATGTTACTGGCATCTAGaagaaggaataaaacaaaatacaccTAGAACCAACCTCCTTTCAGAAACATCTCTCAACATGAATATTATCCTGACTTCTGTCAGCACAGAGTCTGGTCTTAATGTTTATGTAAGATAATAACATCATATAGCGTCCATTCGTTGGGTCTGATTTCTTGGTCCCAATACAAactgtgagatatatatatatatatatatatatatatatatatatatatatatatatatataagattaaGTTGTTAGATAAAGATTTTCCATTTCCACAGCTATTCTTTAAATATGCAAAAAGTTAACCATTCTACAACTCAAATGGTACATTGATAATGAAGCACTAAATTTTACTCAGTGTCTTAGTTTTCTACTGCTGCAGAAACAGATTACTACAAACTGAGTAGCTCAAAAAGCACAAATTGCAGTTTTAAATATCAAACTCACTGAGCTAAGATGATGGTGTCAGTAGGGCTATGTTCTTTCCTGGAAGCTCTAGAGGACAAcgtattttcttgcctttttcagcttctagaagctTTCTCATATTCCTTGGATCATAGCCAATCTTGCTCTTTTTAAAGTCAATACTGGTCAGTCTAGTTCATATCATGCTGCCATCTCTCTAGTTCCTGACTGCAGACGGGAAAGCTCTTTGCCTTTAAAGATCTATATAATTATATTAGGCCCACCGGGATAATCCCTCCATCTCAAGGCCCataattttaatcatatttgCAATGTCCCCtttacaatataaaataacatattcCTAGATTCTGGGGATTAGTATGTGGATATTTTGGGTGGCCATTATTAGGTCTACCACATGAAGCATTCCAAATGTTATTCTTTCTAGGAAATCTAACTTTCACATGCAAACCACCAATAATTTTAACAGGTTACCTCGTTAAATTTCACTTAGTGTTAAAGGGAAGAGACActcaaacatgaaaggagaaaTGCATGCAagaagaaacaatgaaatatattGCAGTGTATGGTGTCATTTTGTATTCTGCACAACCAGCATTTATATGATGCATACCAACTGTTTAAAAGTGAGCCAgtcataaaatatcatttttctaagAAATACATGTGTAATTATCATAGCAAtgatttttctctatatattgCTCAAATTCTTTAGCTTTAGTCCCtacaaaaaaataattatgatttttttaaaagtctatagtTGAAACTAATACAGATTTATCATAACTTAATTGTCTTAGAGTAAATTATAAAGTGACTCTAAAAATATAGAAACATGTTTGAGCTTGCATTACTAATAAACTGAGTCCAttgattcattttaaattaattttaattttaataatgagaGGTTTTTTTGCTAGGAACTTACTTTCAGACTGAAAAATACCTTTAATAATCACCATAATCATGAATACATCCAACATGGACAGTATAAGCAagatatcaatttaaaaaaataaataataacaacattttatgggaataggaaaagaagtatgtatTGTCCATTAATCCATGTATTAGAAAACACTTACTGAATGTCTGCTCTAGACAACACAACAAGCTGTTCACTAAAGATTTAAGCATACCTCCAGGATAATACAATTTAGTCAAGGAAAGAGACATTTATCAAAGACTTACAGAAATATATGTCAAATTGCAATTAAAATTAGCAttaaaagaagggatatatgtatacatataactgattcactttaatgtacagcagaaattaacacaatattgtgaagcaactGTATTCCAGGAGCAAAGATTAATTAAGAAGTAAGTACTGTACTGGAGAGATGTAATGCTCAGGAAGCACATGTAGAGAAACTGAGCTAGCCTGAAGCAATCTTAGGCAAAAGAGTTCTCatgaagaaatgtacaaaagaaggaaaatttatcACTAGATTAGGAACAAAGAAAAGATCATAGTGGATTGTATTTCCAGAAGTTGTAGATCTAAAGCTCATGGTTTGCAAACTCAATTTTCttgacttttgtttttacttccttaAACATATCTAAGTCATGTGATTGAAATTTCCTGTATCTATCTTCTCTTCCTCTCAACATTTGATCAAAGCTTCATCTCTCACTGCATGTTTTGAGCCTCTTAGAATCTTGATCAGCCTCCTTGCCCTCTGCTTATTCTAGTTCTTCCCTTATGTCTTTCTCATTGTCTTTCAGGACAAGGGCCATTGTAGTTCAGTCCCATATCAGTCACACATCTTTTATAACCCACTGTTGccctttggttttggtttttgtttgttttcattttccagtaTGTTTTACATCAGCTTtcttccccattttccagattcAATTCCTTCTTAGCCTTTAAAATAAAGTGTAGATATTTCCTTTACAAAAGTGCAAATTGCCTCCCTACACTTGCCTTCATGCTAAGTATGTTTGTTTTTGGCCCCTTTACTCCATGCACCCAGGAGCTTGTTTTAATATTAGCAAGagcaaatatatgtgtatataacaaAGCTAGGTGTTAGTACATGTGTCTTCTCTCACTGGACTGCACAGGCACAAGCTATACCAGAAAATGCCATGTTGTAGGtttgagaaagaaaaggggaagacagataACAGactgttgctttgtttttgtttttgtcttgttgaTAAGGTGAAATCCACATAGcataaaattagccattttaACTTGTACAATTGAATTGCATTTGGTTATATTTGCAATGTTTTGCAGTGTTCACTTTACCTCTACCTGGTTTCTTTAATTTGAGAATGAATTATATACATCATCCAACAGGAATTTCAGGTATCGCATTTGCTAACAGTGACAATAAAATTGGTCTGCCTGGGAGAGCTGGAGTTTATATCTGATGTCCTAGCACCCTGCCCAGTTTGCCAGTTGTCACATAACATGGTGTTCCCATTAGGATGATAAACATAAGGGCAACATATATCTTTACAATTTCAATTAGAACCCTATTGGTTTTGTCATCCATTTGGTCTGGACAGGCATCATGCTTATTAGTACCACTTCAATAAGTAAAACCAAGTTTTCCATGATAATCTTACTCTACACATTTAATATTACTGTCAGAATGTGCCACCAATATCTCAGATAATTATGTCAGTGAATTAAAAGATCATGATGGATGTGAAATTAATTCTTCTAATTTGATTGAAAATATCCagttattttcagtttccttagTGCCATCTTCATATCCTTATTTCTCAGGCTGTAGATGAGGGGGTTCATGGTGGGTGGCACCATAGTATGGAATACCGAAATTAACAAATCCAAAAGTGATGGAGATTTGGGTAATGGGCGTAAGTAGGCAAAATACccagaagagagaaacaaagtcACAACAAGGAGGTGTGGCAAGCATGTGGAGAAAGTTTTGGATCTGCCTTGTCTGGAGGGTATCCTTAAAACAGTGGAGAAGATGTGAATGTAAGATATATCAATAAACACAAAACAGCCAAAATCTAGCACTAGGCTGAGCCCAATGACTACTAATTCCCCAGTGTTAAATGAACAAGCTAGAGAGAGCAATTGTGGGACATCACAGAAGAACTGATGAACTTCAGGAGATCCACACATGGGTGTGGAAAAGGTAAAAGCTGTGTGCAGAATTGCATTGAGACTTCCACTGAGCCATGAAGAGGCAGCCATCTGCACACAGGCTCCATGGTTCATGATAATGTCATACCTGAGTGGGTGGCAGATGGCAATATAGCGGTCATAGGACATGACTGTGAGTAGCACTACTTCTGTAGTGgctaagaggaaaaagaaaaatacctgtgAAACACATCCAAGGAATGAAATGGTGTTGTCATTAGTCAGAGAGTTCATGATGGATTTGGGGACAGGGATGGAAATGAGGCCAACATCCAGAAAGGATAAGTTCTTCAGGAAGAAGTACATTGGTGTGTGGAGGCAATGATCCTTGGTGGTGAGTGTGATGATAAGAAGATTCCCAAGCACGGCTGCCAGGTAAATTAGCAAAAAGAGCACAGCATGAAAGATCTGGATCTCCCGAATATCACTGAATCCCATGAGAAAAAATGTGCTCCTAGAGGTAAAGTTGTCCATTTCTTTGACATTTAATCACTGACTtactctaaaagaaaaagaacaaaagtaaacaaCTTGAGACTCGGCTTGAGAGGGTTTGCTTTCTATTTTAACTTCCCTTTCTCCCACTCACATCCATGTCTGTGAGAATATTTGAGACTTTATGAGACTAATAGCAGGTTCCAAAGAGCTTATTTTACCACAGTGATCACATAGCAGTATGACTGAACGGGGTGCCAGTCCAGTTCAAATCATCTGCTGCATAATTTTATGTGGATTAAGGCCTATTCTCTGTGTCTCACTCAAGtgaaattttatatactttattttacaACATGTAGTGAGAAAGGCAGTGGATTTTGATGGATCAGTCTTAAACACAAATTTAAGCTTAGCTACTCACTTGCTTTTTAATTATCTAAGCATCGGTTGACTCAAATTCCAAAGTAAGATTTCTTGTCTGATTATTACTCTAATACAAATTGGACAATGCATATAAAAACAACTAGCATAGCTCCTCAACATGAAAAccttcaacaaacattttctctACTCATTAAATCTTTCTTTCTTGTGCCAGAGTCAGAAAAACTGTGAAGAACTTTGAAATGagaaaactctgtgtgtgtgtgtgtgtgtgtgtgtgtgcatggtgtCATCATTGCATTTTATTGTCTTTGGAGTAATTTCAATTAATGAAGTTGCAGGAATGGTCAATACAGCAAATTATTCCTGTTCATAGAAATACAAATTAGATGCATTCGTTGGAATGTTATTGATTGTTGCTTTATAGTTAGACCCTTTTTACATCTACTTGCAAATTCACCTCAgcattctttttctgcctttatgTGTGTAGtactttgatttctcttttgaacCACTTATAATATCTTGCAGATTCCCTCATATTTAATGAGTTGGATAAAAAAACATTTGACCTGTGTTTGTTTCATATGTGTATAAGAGTAATTATTTTATCCTCTTTTCCAAAATTATCCTATGGCACTTGGCAGGAATAACAACTGCTGATACTCAGAGTCAAACCTTATGAAAAGGCTTAAGAGGtcttaaatagaaatatttaggcAACTTATTAGGAACACAGACAACAGAAAACTGTTAGACAGTCTCCAGTTTTTTcttgtgttatattttatttaactaaatACTACTCACAGGTAGACTAgcacaattttacattttcagcaTAATGTTTGTTTCAAACCTGTTAGAAGTTTTTACCTTTTCATCAGATCTCCAACATTGTTGCTGTTGTCTTTCCAAAATCATTTCAATGAATTATGCATTTGTAGCTACATCTCTTACTTAACTATCTGAGGCAATAAACTCTCCTCCTAATTCACACCTGCTTGGCcaactttccttttcccttttatttattttttttcattcttttttttcacagGTTACCCCATCATCTGTATGATGGAGAGTATTAAATGCCCTCCTTTGTGCTTAAATGAGAAACATTCTTTCCCTCTTGCTTCAGAAGACTGGCTCCAATCTTCTGAAAGTCATAGTGTAGTGATGCACAATGGAAACACcccatgtgtgcgtgcatgcatgttaagttgcttcattcatgaCCTACTGTttgcgagcctatggactgtagcctcctgccaggatcctctgtccatgggattctccaagcaagaatactggagtgggttgcaatgccctcctccaggggattgtttCCACCCAGGAGtagaacccacagctcctgcagcttctgcattgcaggagg
This genomic window from Cervus canadensis isolate Bull #8, Minnesota chromosome 4, ASM1932006v1, whole genome shotgun sequence contains:
- the LOC122440878 gene encoding olfactory receptor 14A16-like — its product is MDNFTSRSTFFLMGFSDIREIQIFHAVLFLLIYLAAVLGNLLIITLTTKDHCLHTPMYFFLKNLSFLDVGLISIPVPKSIMNSLTNDNTISFLGCVSQVFFFFLLATTEVVLLTVMSYDRYIAICHPLRYDIIMNHGACVQMAASSWLSGSLNAILHTAFTFSTPMCGSPEVHQFFCDVPQLLSLACSFNTGELVVIGLSLVLDFGCFVFIDISYIHIFSTVLRIPSRQGRSKTFSTCLPHLLVVTLFLSSGYFAYLRPLPKSPSLLDLLISVFHTMVPPTMNPLIYSLRNKDMKMALRKLKITGYFQSN